From Eleftheria terrae, the proteins below share one genomic window:
- a CDS encoding ProQ/FinO family protein translates to MNPQEKPAASSEAMTVPACAALLRERFPALFAGKPKPLKLRIQVDIQERSPGVFPKQSLSAFLRRYTMSDAYLRAVAAGTHRFDLDGQPVAELSEEHRKLAHDTLAQRRTQGDAKRAQEQAQRQFRAALLRDFETTTLTRENFCALKGVDPAQLDEQLELARRETAERQQFLIELVAGFRAADNNLAAYAHQKHMHPVQLERLLREAGVRFGPPPRERERGPRREGEPRAARSDARPPRGDRPAAAPQGERPQRKR, encoded by the coding sequence ATGAACCCGCAAGAAAAGCCCGCCGCCTCCTCCGAGGCCATGACCGTTCCCGCCTGCGCCGCCCTGCTGCGGGAGCGTTTTCCCGCCTTGTTCGCGGGCAAACCCAAGCCGCTGAAGCTGCGCATCCAGGTGGACATCCAGGAACGCAGCCCCGGCGTCTTCCCCAAACAGTCGCTGTCGGCCTTCCTGCGCCGCTACACGATGAGCGACGCCTACCTGCGCGCCGTGGCCGCCGGCACACACCGCTTCGACCTCGACGGCCAGCCGGTCGCCGAGCTGAGCGAAGAGCACCGCAAGCTGGCCCATGACACGCTGGCGCAACGCCGCACCCAGGGCGATGCCAAGCGGGCCCAGGAGCAGGCGCAGCGCCAGTTCCGCGCGGCCCTGCTGCGGGACTTCGAAACCACCACGCTGACGCGCGAGAATTTCTGCGCACTCAAGGGCGTGGACCCGGCCCAGCTCGATGAGCAGCTGGAGCTGGCCCGCCGCGAGACCGCCGAACGCCAGCAGTTCCTGATCGAACTGGTGGCCGGCTTCCGCGCCGCCGACAACAACCTGGCCGCCTACGCGCACCAGAAGCACATGCATCCCGTGCAGCTGGAGCGCCTGCTGCGCGAAGCGGGTGTGCGCTTCGGGCCACCCCCGCGTGAACGCGAGCGCGGCCCGCGCCGCGAAGGCGAGCCGCGCGCTGCGCGCTCGGACGCGCGGCCGCCGCGCGGCGATCGGCCGGCCGCGGCGCCGCAGGGCGAGCGGCCGCAGCGCAAGCGCTGA